GTGGGTAGAGCGCGTCCGCGAGCGCAACCCACCCTACAAGAAAACTAATCGCGACCGCGCTGGGCGCGACTTGCTTCGCCGAGTGCCTCTTCGAGCCGGTCGGTATCCGTCTCCCCGAAGTCGCCCCACGCGCGGTCGAAGGCGCTGAGTGCCTGGCCCGCCTCGTCGAGCTCGCCGGCCGCGAGGTGGGCTTCGATGACCGCAAGCTCGGCCGCGTAGGCGTCCTGCAGCTCGGTGAGCTTCGCGCGGGCATCCTCGGCGAAGTCGGCGGTCGAGCCGATCGAGAGCGCATCGAGCAGCATCGGCAGCGCCTCGCCGCGCTTGCCGCGCTCAGCCAAGCGGACGCCGCGCTGATAATCACGCCGGGCGTCGCGGTGGAAGGGCCGCTCGAACGCATCGAGCGCGACCGCGAGGTGTTCCGCGCCCGGCACGCTGTCGCTGCCGTGCTCGGGCTCATCGATGACGACAACGTTGAACCCCGCGCGGTCGTAGGCGGTGGCGGGGAGCAGCGCGATCTCGCGTTCGATGTCGTCGTCGCCATTGAAGTAGACGAGGGTCGACCGCTGCGACGCGTTACGCAGCGCACGCCGGTCGGCGTTGGGCGCAAAGCCGGGGATCTCATCCCCGCGGAAGTTGAGGTCGGCGGGGAACGCGCCGCCGAAGAGGATAAACGACGCGCGGAAATAGTCGGGCGTGAGGACGCTCGCGGCGTTGGCGACGGTCGCGCCGTTGTCCATGCCGACCATGTAGATGCGTCGGGGGTCTAGCGCGTAGCGCTCGGCCAGGAGCTGGACACCGATGATGGCCCGGGCGTGCGCGAACCATGGCCGACGCGCTTGGCCTGCGGGGAAGCCGACGTAGATGAGGTTGTGGTCGCTGAGCGCCTCCCGCCAGGCCTCGGGGCAGCGCCGGCGGACGCCCGACTGGATCATGATGAGCAGCCCGGCCGGTCGATCGGCGCGGTAGGCCTCGGGGACCTCGATGAACCAGTCCGTGGTCTCGCGGTCGCCGTCGTTGGTGGGCTGGTCGGGGGTGCGTTGGTAGGTCTCAGTGTCGGCGTTGCGTGGCTCCCAGCCGTAGAGCAGCCGGGTCTCGTGGATGACGCGGTAGGGGATGCCGGGCGTTTCGATGGCGTAGTGCCCGACGCGGTGGCGCGGGTCGGGCTCGGGGCCTTGCTCGTCTTCTTGCGCCGACGCGTGCGTGGCAGCAGACAAGAACCAGAGCGCCAGCCCGAATACAGCCAACGCACGCCAGTGGTTTCCGCTTCGCATGTCTCACTCCTCGCGCGTCGTTGCCTGTTCGCGATGACGCCCCCGACACCCGCCGTCTTACTCGTCGCTGTCACCCGCGATGCCGTCGCGCATCTTCGTGTCGGCCTGGATGTTGTTCATTTTGTAGTAGTCCATCACGCCCATGTTCCCGTTGCGGAATGCGTCGGCCATCGCTTTGGGCACCTCGGCCTCGGCCAAGACCACCAGCGCACGGTTCTTCTGCTCCTCCGCACGGAACTCCTGTTCCTGCGCGACGGCGAGGGCACGCTTCTGCTCGGCCTCGGCCTGGAAACGCACCTTGTCGGCCTCGGCCTGGTCGGCCTGGAGCTTCGCGCCGATGTTATCCCCCACGTCGATATCCGCGATGTCGATCGACAGGATGTCGAACGCCGTGCCCGCGTCCAGCCCGCGCTCGAGCACGACGCGGGAGATGCGGTCGGGGTTTTCGAGGACGTCTTTGTGCGTGCCCGCCGAGCCGATGGTGGTGACAATGCCTTCGCCGACGCGGGCGATGATGGTCTCTTCGAGCGCACCGCCGACCAGCCGGGCGAGGTTCGCGCGGACGGTGACGCGGGCGCGGGCCTTGAGCTGGATGCCGTCTTTGGCGACGGCGTCGATCGTGCCCCGGCCTGACTGGGTCGCGGGGCAGTCGATCACCTTGGGCTTCACCGACGTCTGCACTGCCTCGAGGATGTCCCGGCCCGCCAGGTCGATCGCGCACGCGGTGTCCCAAGGCAAGTCGATCTTCGCCCGGCTCGCCGCGATGAGCGCGTTGATCACGCGCGGCACGTTGCCGCGCGAGAGGTAGTGCGTCTCGAGTTGGTTGGTCGAGACGTTGATGCCGGCCTTCACCGCCTGGATGCGGGAGAGGACGATCGTGTTGGTGTTGACCTTCCGGAACCACATCCCGATGAGCGAGCCGAAGCTCACGGGCGCGCCCGACACGCGGGCCTGGAGCCAGAGGTTGAAGAACTTGCTGACGATGAAGATGAAGATCAGCGCGACGATAATCGCGACGATGATCACGACCGTGAGGATGACCATCGGGGTATCGACGGCGAGCACGTTGGGTAGCGGCGAGGCGTTTGGCATGGTGCGGAATCCTCTCCCGGGGGAGGTGGGTGAATGGGGTAAGCCGGGTGGCCGATCTGGTGTCCATCATCGCCGGACGGGGCGGCGGTGGCAAGCGCGGCGGCCGGCCGGGCGAAGGCCCGACCCGGCGGGCGTTCATCGTTTACCATACCCCGTCCCACGAAACGCGAGGAGCACACCATATGCGAGCGATTGTCACTGGCCAGGTCGGCGTCGATAAGAAGGGCTACCTCAAACAACTCGTCGACCTCGCCGGCCAGCGCGGCACGACGATCGACGTCTACAATGTCGGCGACCGGATGTACGGCGAGGCCCCCGACATCCGCCCGGGCCGGATCCTCGACCTGCCGCTCGCCCGGCTGCGCTCGCTGCGCCGCGCGGCGCTCAAGGACATCATCAGCGAGTCCGAGGGCCAGGAACACGCCGTCCTCAACACCCACGCCACCTTCCGCTGGCGCCACGGGCTCTTCGCGGCGTTCGACTTCGACCAGATCCAGGCCTTCAAGCCCGACATGCTTATCTGCCTCATGGACAACATCGAGGTCGTCCACGCCCGGCTGCACGAGAGCTACACCTCGGACGCGACACTCAAAGACCTCATGGTCTGGCGCGAAGAAGAGATTATGGTCACCGAGATGCTCGCGCAGGCGCTGGGCATCCCGACGCAGTTTTATGTGCTTTCGCGTGGCCGCGAGGTCGATACGGTCGAGACGTGCTACCGGCTGATCTGCAAGCCCGAGATGAAGAAGGTGTACCCGAGCTTCCCGATGACGCATGTCGAGAAGCTGCCGGATGTGCGCAAGCGGATTGATGCGTTCCGCGCCGAATTGGCGGACAAGTTCGTGGCGTTCGACCCGGCGGATGTGGATGAGAAGCTGCTGCTCGATGCGGCGCTCGAGGCGGCGAAGAACGGCGAAGACTTCATCGAGGCCGACGCCGGCACGTTCCGCCCGGGCGAGAAGCTGCGGGTCTCGGTGCGCGAGGTCTTGGACATCGCCAAGGATGTGGACGGACAGATCTACACCCGCGACTTCCAGATGGTCCGCCAGAGCGACATGATCGTCTCGCTGGTGCCCGAGCTGCCCGGCGGCGCGCCCGGATTGAGCAGCGGGGTGGAGCGCGAGTTGCAGCACGCGTTCGACCATAGCCGGGATGTGTACGTCGTGTACCACCCCGAGAAGCCGCCGAGCCCGTTCATCACCGAGACGGCGACGAAGGTGTTCCGCACGACCGACGAGGCGATGGCGCACTTCGAGGCGTCGGGCTTCCTCACGGCGGGGAACCTGTTCGGGCATTAGTGGGCCTTGTGCTTGACATCGTGTTCAGTGAATAGCCGCGTCGCTACGCGACGCCGGTGAATGAGCCAAGGACGTGTTTCCCCGCGACGCCCCGGCACCGCGTAGCGGTGCGGCTAATCAGCGAGTCTCTCGCAATTCCGGAGCCCCACCATGATCATCTTCGGCAGCAAGATGTACGGTAAGAAAAACGTCGTCGCAGGCGTGGGGTCGTGCCCGCACTGCGGGGCGTACGTCCGGCACACCAGCTACGACGCGCGGAAGTTTGGCCACGTCTACTTCATCCCGCTGATCCCCGCGGGCGGGCCGGTGCGCGTGATGAAGGAGTGCACCAAATGCAAGATGGGGTCGCATATCCCCCTGCCGCAGGTGCAGGTGCTTTATGCGCGGATCGAGTCGTTGATGCAGCCGTGCATCCTTGCCGCAAGCGAGGGCCGGCGGAAGTTTACCGACCCCGAACACGGCGAGGAGCTGCACGGTGGGTCGTTCCTCCTCGAATCGATCGACATGCTCTACACGTCGGGCAACGCCGGCGAGATCGGCGAACTCATCGGGCTGCTCGACAACGACGCGGCGCGCTTCGAGCACGCGATCGCGCGTGGCGCGATGCACGAAATCGAGGGCCGCGCCCCCGAGGCGTATGCGCAGTATGAGGCCGCGATGCAGGCCGCGCCGAACGAGTCGCTGCCGTGTTTGTTGATGGCGGACTTCTGCAGCCGGGCTGGCAAGCACCAAGATGCGTTGACGCTGCTGGAGCGCGCGCTCGAGCTCGAGCCCGACAACGTCCACATCGTCCTGGCGATGGCGGGCCCGCTGGAGCTGATGGGCCGGTTCGAGGAGCTGTCGGCACTCCTGGATAAGGCCGTCGCGATGGCCCCCGAGCTCGAACGCGACAAGGGCTTCATGAAGCTGCGTAAGAAGTTTGCCAAGAAGGCCGCGAAGTCGGCGCGGTAGATTGATTCGGGGACGACTTTTCTGGGTGCCACACAACTGCCCTGCTCTGAGGGCTGCTGTGTGCTGGCGTACCAACTCCATGTGTCACCACACACTCAGCAGCCCTGCGGACAGGGCAGTTGTGTGGCACCCGAATCAGCGCGATGCGAGCACCCCCAGCACGACCCGCCGCATCAGCCCCGCCAGGATCATCACAGGCGCGACGAGCACAGCCGTGAAGTACAGCGCCGCGTAGAGCAGGCCCAGCAGGGTTAGCCACTCGCCGCGCGCGCCCTCGGCTGGGGGTGTGCCGCTGAACGCGCTGGTGTATTCACGCCAGCCCAGCGTATGCGCGACGGCCCAAAGCGTGATGAGCGCGATGCCGAGCGTGACCCAGCCCCACGGCGAGCACACCAGCCAGACGGCGGCCCCCGCGATGCGTGTCGGGATCGGTGGGGGTTTACCCATCGCCGGTCCCCGTAGCGCTTGCGTCATCCGTCGTCCGCTGTGCGTTGCGCACGCGCTCCCACAACGGCCCCTGCACCAAGGCGTAGAGCAGGACCGCGTCGCCGACCTGGTTGCTCGCGGCGTAGCGGCGGGTGTCACCGTCGCGTATGGGGAAGGCGGCGAACTCGAGCATGGTGAGCAGGGATGTCAGCGTTTTGTCGTCGCCGAACGCGGCCGCGCCGAGGACCGCCATCCCGCTTGAGCCGGTGCTGATGTCGAGGACGGGGACGATCGGGCCCGAGTCGATATCGGCCGGCCCGCGCCAACTCGCGGGCCACTCGTGCGCGTATCCAAAACCGAGGAAGGAGTCGCCCAGCGCATCGCGTGCTGTGTCGTACTGCGACTGCGCGTAGCTTGGATCGATGAGTTGGAGCATGTGTGCGGTGAAGTAGATGCTCGTACCTTCGGGCCCGTCGAGGGGTCGGCCGTCGTAGGTGAAGCTCGACACCAGCAGCCCGGTCTCGGTGTCGGTGAGGTGTTGCCTGACGGACGCGAGCCAGCGTGAGACGAGGGCGCGATGGTCCCGGCCGTCGGCGAAGTCGCTGAGCACGATCGCCGCGATCGCGGCGCTGTTGCAGAACATCCAGCACTCGTCCGGGTAGCTCTCGGAGCAGGTGATCGGCCCGGCGTCGAGCTGCGCGGTGACCGCGTCGATGCGCTGCTTCAGCGCCGGCGCGAGGGCGTCGCTGGGCGCGGTTGCCTGCCGCGCGGCGAGCATCAGCGCGATCTCGCCGTCGACGAAGATGCTCCGGCCCGTTCGGTTCCGGTATGCGCCATAGCGCGCGTATGGCATCAGGTAGTGGAGCTGGCCGTGTGCGGCCTCGACCGCGAGGGTCTCGTCGATGATGCGGTCGGCGATCGCGAGGTAGCGCGCTTGCTCAGTTGGCTCGTGCAGCGCCATATTGCACAGCGCGAGCACCAGGAACGTCCGGCCCATGAAGTCCCACTCGGCGTTGGCGATCCGCATCTGGTCCTGCGATGCTTGCCGCTGGGCATCATCGCTCCACAGCGCAAGTTGGTAGCCCGCGAGGTCGTGGGCACGCGGGGCGACGGCGGCGTCCTGGTGGTACGCCTCCGCATCGGGCACATACCAAAGATGGACGCTCGCGAGCCAGCCCGCAGCCGAGACGAGCAGGCAGGCCAGGCCGACGCCTATACGGGCGGCTGGGCCCGGCGGTCGTCGGTCGGCCGACTTGTCTGGCGGCGTCGGCATGCGGGCATAATACTCTAAATTGCAAAGCAAACAATGAGGCGCATCGTAAACTTGCGCACGCGGGCGATATCGGGCTAAAAGCTGTGTAGCCAGAACTTTGGAATCACACAAAAGTACGGCCGAGAACTACTCGATAGGTGCAGGGGAGTAACCTCATTGGAGTATCGCGATGTACCGCATTTTGCTTGTCGATGACCAGCCCGACATGCACCGCCTGGTGGAGCACCATCTCGCATCGAAGCTTGGCGAGCCGTACGTGATGGAGATCGTGGGTAACGAGGAGGACGCGATTGCGGCGGTGGGAGGCTCGGACGATTACGACGTTGTGCTGCTGGACCTGTGCCTGCCCGAGTTCACGGGGCTTGAGGTGTTGGGTAAGTTGCTCACGCTGCGGCCGAACCTGGCGGTGGTGGTGGTCAGCGGGCAGGGCAGCGAGCGGGTCGTGGTCGAGGCGCTCGAGCGTGGCGCGATGAGCTACATCGACAAGTCTTCGCTGGCCGAGATGCTGCCGCAGACGGTCCGCAAGGTCGTCTCCGTCAGCCGGGAGACTGCGCTGCGCCGGCGTATCAGCTCGGGGATGACGGCGGCGCGTTTTTCATACGAGCTCGAGAGCGACCCGGGGCTCATCCCCGCGCTGCTCGACGAGGTCCGCGAGGTGTTTGCGAAGTTTCAGATCGGCGGGCCCAACCCGGCGCAGCTTCTGATCGCGATCGAGGAGGCGCTCGCCAACGCGCTGTACCACGGCAACCTCGAGATCGGCTCCGAGCTGAAACAGGAAGACTTCCGCGCGTTCTACAAGCTCGCGCAGGAGACCCGGAAGCTGCCTGCGTTCCGCGACCGCAGGGTCCGGCTGCACCTGGAGGTGCGCGAGGGCACGGCCTGGGTCACGGTCTGCGACGATGGCGAGGGGTTTGATCCTGATACGGTGCCCGACCCGACGCTGCCCGAGAATCTGGACAAATCGTTTGGGCGCGGGCTGCTGCTGATGCGCGCGTTCTTCGACGAGGTCGTGTTTAGCGAGAAGGGCAACGAGGTGACGCTGGTTGCGGCGGCGGTGCCGGACGGGCATTGCGTCGCGCCGTCGGACGAGGCGGTGGACCCGGAAACGAAGGGCAAACGCAAGCAGTCGGCGGCGTAGGCAATGTGTTTGTGGCGCTGAAATGCGCGGCGTTGTTTAGCCGGTGCCCCAACGGGGCCCGCGCGTTTGATGCGCATCGCGTGGTATGCGCTTCGTCTTTAGGCGGAGCGCGTACTACCCCATGCGGATAAGAGCGCGGGCCCCGTTGGGGCACCGGCTAAACAGGGCCGGCATTGGCGGATGCATGACAGATAACACCGCGGGGCAGGCGTTTGGCCTGCCCCGCGGTGTTGTTGTGGGGTTGTTCGGCTGCGTGGCTATTGGGGGGTGGGTGCGGGCCTTGGCGCGGGGCGGGGGGCCGGGCGGTCGGGGCTGGGTGCGGGCGTCGGTGCGGGCCGAGGTGCTGGCCGGTCCGTGTCATCGGGCTGGGGGGACGGTGCCGGCCGGGGTGCGGGTCGTGGGGCCGGGCGTGGCGCGGGTTGGTCGGTGTCGTCGGGATCGGGGGTCGGCGCGGGTTGCGGGGTCGGCGCTGGCCGAGGCGTGGGGGCGGGCCGCGGCGCGGGCTGATCGGTATCGTCGGGCTGGGGCGTTGGCCGTGGCGTGGGCATCGGCGCGGGGCGTGGGCCGGGCGTCGGTGTGGGGTTGGGCCGGGTGCGTGTGTCGTCGTCGGGCTGGGGTGTGGGTGCGGGGCCGGGTGCAGGTCGTGGGGTGGGCATGGGTGCGGGCGCGGGGCCGGTGCGTCGGTCGTCGCCGCGTCGCGGGCCCGGCGCGGGGGCTGGTCCCGTGCGTCGGTCGTCGTCGCCGCCTTCGATGGCGGGGCCGACGGGCCTTGCGCCACGGCCGCCGCGGCCGCCGGCGGTCTGTTCGAGCCGGACCCGGCGGGGCTCGACTTTGGTCTGCGTCATGGTGGTGCCGGCCATGGACGTCTGCGAGTAGCCGATGGTCGTGCCTTCCATCACGATCGTGTCCATGTAGGTGTCGAGGTTGCGGTAGATCACCCCGCCGTACTGCGTGCGGGTGGCGTTGGTGGTGAACATGCCCTGTACGTTGTTCTCGATCTCGAAGGAGACGTCGAAGGCAAACTCGATCACGGCAAAGGTCTGGCCGTCCTCTTCCGTGACGCCGAGGTACTTGAAGGTGCCGCCGCCCTCGACGGGCGCGCCGGGGAAGGTCATCGCGCCGGGGAAGTAGTTGATATCGACGCCCTCGATTGTCCAGGTCGTGTCCTGTGCGATATCGCCGGCCGGGTAGAGCAGGCGCGGATCGTAGAACCCGCTGTTCTCCATCAGGTCAGCGCCTTCCTGCGTCAGCGCGATGGGCGAGTCGACGTCGCACTCCCAGAAGCCGTCGCGGACCTCGTAGTTGAGCGCGAGCCCGCTGAGTTCACGGCCGAGGTTTTCCTGGTGCCGCTCGCCGTTCATCCGGATCTCGGAGGCGGTGCTAAGCGCGACGAAGGTGAGCTTTGCGCCGGTGATGGTCGCGCCGGTGACATCCGTGACTTCGTAGCGCAGGCGGTTTTCGATCTCGGACTCGATCGTGCCCTCGACGACGAAGCCGTCGGAGTCGTAGATGTATCGGCCGCGCTCGGTGTGCTCGCCCGTGACGGCGTACTCGTAGGACTGCCCCTGCTGCGGCGCGGGGCCGCGGAGGTCCACGGCCCATGCGGGCAGGGCGGCGGCGCTCAGCGCGGTCATCGTCGCGGCGGCAAGCAGGGTGTTCAGGGTGTTCTTCGGCTGGCGTGTCATGGCGTATTCCTTCCCACGAGGGGCGTTGGGTGCCGTTTTGAGCCGGGGATGCGGGTTTCCATGCTCCACATTACCCGTCGGCGGTTTGCGTTCAAGGGATAATGCGAAAGCGGGGTCAAAAAGGGGCCACTGCCGGGCCAGTTTTTCATTTCGCCCTATTTTTCACCCCCGCCTGGGCCAGCAGGGCGGCGTGGCACTTACAGCCCAGGTGGAAGCGGTCCAGCGCGAAGTGCTCGTCCGGGCTGTGGATCGCGTCCGAGTTGAGCCCGAACCCGATCAAGAGCGAGTCGAGCCCGAGCTGGTTCTTGAGGTCGGCGATGACGGGGATGGTCGCGCCCTCGCGGATCAGCGCGGGCGGTCGGCCAACAATCTTCTCGATCGCGCCCGACGCGGTGTGCACCCAGTCGCTGTCGGCGGGCACCGCCACGGGGTCGGCCTCGCCGTGATGCGTGATCTCCCACCGGCAGTTGGCGACATCGTGGCTTTGCACCCAGTCCTCGAACTGCTTGGCGAGCTTCTTGGGGTCCATGTCGGCGGGGATGCGGAAGCTGACCTTCGCCCCGGCGAAGCTGGCGATGACGGTCTTCGCGCCCTCGCCCATGTACCCGCCGTAGAGCCCGTTGATGTCACACGACGGCCGAGACCACCGCCGCTGCAAGGTCGTGTACCCCTTCTCCCCGAACGGCACCGCGCCGACACCGCCGAGGTACTGGCCCTCGTCAAACCCGAGCTGCTCCCATTTCGCCGCTTCTTCTTCGGAGACATCCGCGACGTCGTCGTAGAACCCGGGGATCGTCACGCGGTTGTCGTCGTCCATGAGCTTGCCCAACACACGGGTGAGCAGGTTCGCCGGGTTGGGCAGCACGCCGCCGTAGAGCCCGGAGTGCAGGTCGCGCGACGGGCCGTGCAGCTTGAGGTCGAAGTAGACCAGCCCGCGCAGCGCGTAGGTGATCGCGGGGGTCGGGCCGTCTTTGCCTTCCCACATGCCGGTGTCGCTGACGACGCAGATGTCGGCCTGCAAATCGTTAGCGCGCTCGGCGAGCACCTTGGGCAGCGTCACACTCCCGCACTCCTCCTCGCCCTCGATCAGCAGGGTCACGTGGCAGGGCAGCTTCTGCCCGGTCGCGTGGTAGCTGCGCAGCGCCTCGAGGAAGCACATGACCTGGCCCTTGTCGTCGCACGCGCCGCGCGCGTAGAGCTTGCCCTCGCGCACGGTCGGCTCGAAGGGCGGGGCCGTCCAGCCATCCAGCGGGTCGGGCGGCTGGACGTCGTAGTGGCCGTAGAACAGGAGGCGCGGCGCGGCGGGGTCGGCGACATGGTTGTCGGTGGTCTTGGCGATGATGACCGGGTGCCCGCCGTCGGCGCTGGCGACATCGACCTCGAGTCCTATTTCTTCGCAGAAGGACGCGACCCAGGCCGAGGCGTCTTTGACGTGACTGGCGTAGGCGGGGTCGGTGCTGACGCTGGGGATCGCGAGCAGGGCCTTGAGCCGGTCGACAGCATTAGATTGGTCGGCGTCGAGGTGTTTCAGGGCGGTTTCGAGTGCGTTTGTCATTTTTTTCTCGGAGTTTGGGTGAACCGTGCCACCATGGTAGCCGTACCCTGTATTCCCGCGTGGCGGGCCGTGAAATAGAACGGTCCGATACCCCGTCTTATAGAAGTGCAATCCAAGTCCCGGCGTTGGGGCGTGATACAATTCGGGGCTCTTTCTCTCCCTTTACTAAGGACTATGTGATGACCAAGCGTACGCTGATGTGGATGATGATGGCCCTGCTCGCGGTGATGCCCGCCTCGCTGGCCGCGGCCGACGGCGAGTTGCCCGGCCGATGGATGCTGTCGACCGTGACCGTGCAAGGCCAGTCCGAAGACGCCCCGGCCAACGCGCTGGTCTTCGAGTTCGGCGCAGACAACACCCTCAAGATGTACCAGGAAGGCCAGGAGATGGAGTCCGGCACGTACCGTGTCGAGGGCGACCAGATCGTCATGACCTCCGCCAGCGATGGCGAAACCGAAAGTGTCGGCTACGCGATCGACGGCGACACGCTGACCCTCAAGATGGAGATCCAGCCCGGTGTCGAGATGACCATGGCGTTCAGCCGCACCGAGGCGGGCAACCGCGCCGTGCCCATGAACTTCGTCGCGCTCGATGCCTCCGACCTGCACGGCAAGTGGGACCTCACCCGCATGGAACAGAACGGCCAGGGCGAAGACATCCCCGCCGGGATGTTCGCCATCGAGTTCCTCGCCGACGGCACCGCCAAGATGTACCAGCAGGGCCAGGAAGCCGGCTCGGGCAACTACACCGTCGAAGGCGACCAGATCACCCTCTCCGTCGAAGGCGAGCCCGAATCGCCCGCCGCGACCTTCAGCATCGACGGCAACACCCTCACCGTCGTCAGCGAAGTCCAGCCCGGCACGACCATGTCGATGGTCTTCACCCGCTCGAACTAAGAAAACTCAGAGCCGCCCACCCGCTACCGAAACGGCGGCGGGGGGGTGAAATTCGAAGCACGGGCGCGTTGGGCCGCAGAGATGCGGGCTTGGACGCGCCCGTTTTTCGTGCGCGTCGCGAACACGACCGCCCCCGGCTCGGTGTCGGGCTCGTCGAGGTTCTCACCGGTCGAAAGGTCGTAGCTCAGCCCGTGGTGCGGGCAGGTGATCGCGCCGGTACAGACCGGCCCATCACCCAGCGGGAGCATCGCGTGCGGGCAGGTGTTGGCCAGGGCGCGCAGCGTGCCGCCGTCGTTGAGGACGAGGACGGCCAGGCCCTCGATGTCGACGACGACACGTGCCCCGGGCGGGAGGTCGACGAACGCGGCGAGGTCGGTCCAGTCTGCGTCGGAAGCATGAGGATCGCTTGTCATAGCATCAAGAATAGCCGCTGCCTCACACGCGGCGGGAGCATGTCGATACAACCCGACTGCGCCGCGTATGACGTGTTGGCTCAAAGAGAGGTATCACGCCAGCTCCGAGGCCGTGTCGTCGATCTCCAGCTTCCCGTCCTTGAACCGCGCGGCGAAGGCCGGGACGGGGGGCTCGATATCGGGGAAGTCGATGTTGACGCCGGTGGCGATGTTGAACGCGTAGCCATGGAATGGGCAGGTGATGACCTTGCCGCGGAGCTCGCCGACTTCGAGGGGTCGGCCCGCGTGGGGGCAGGTGTTGGCGATGGCGTGGAGCGTGCCGTCGAGGTTGAACACGACGACGGCCCGGCCGTTCACGGCGGTACACACCCGCCCGCCCGGCGGCAGGTCGGCCTCAATGATCGGTGGGTCAGTGGGGATAAACATGGTGATAGCGTAGTGGATTTGTACACCCCATTAGGCGAACGACCGGCATCCACCGCTACACTTCTCTATCACGCTGCATCCGATGCCCACCCGCTGCGCTTTCCCATGCCCGACCTCTCCACCACCGCCGACCGCAACGCCGCGCTGACGCGCCTCCTCGCGTCGCGCGCCTTGGATATGGCGGTTGACGCGTCGCCGTACCGTGCCGCCCGGGGCACCGCGCGATACTCGATGCTGCACGCGGTCCCCGCCGCGCGGGTGCTGCTGGGTACGGGCGATCCCGCCGCGCTGGATGCGTTCATCGATGAGCTTGTCGTGCTCGCGGCGGCCCACGAAGTGGATGGTCAGCCCACCATCCTGACCGACGGGCAGGGCCACACCCGGCCTGTGTACTACCCGCTGTGTGTGCACCTGATGCTCAGCGCGTTGGCGCTGCATCCGCGGGCGACTGAGCAGCGCCTGGGCGTCGCGTGGGCCGACCGGCTTGCGCCGCTCATGCAGCCGATCCGGGCCATGCGCGTGGCCGACTCTGAACTTAGCGACACAGAACTCGCCGCGGCGCAGGTGAACGAGCTGCTCTGGCACGCGCTGTGTGCGCTGGAGTGGTCGCTTTTGACCGACAACGCGTTCGACGGCGCGCTCGCGATGCGTGTGATCGAGCGGGTGCAGAACCTGGCCGGGACCGACACCGGCCCCGTTGGGCGCGCTGCACACACAGACCGCCGACGACACGCCCGACGC
The sequence above is a segment of the Phycisphaeraceae bacterium D3-23 genome. Coding sequences within it:
- the floA gene encoding flotillin-like protein FloA (flotillin-like protein involved in membrane lipid rafts), translated to MPNASPLPNVLAVDTPMVILTVVIIVAIIVALIFIFIVSKFFNLWLQARVSGAPVSFGSLIGMWFRKVNTNTIVLSRIQAVKAGINVSTNQLETHYLSRGNVPRVINALIAASRAKIDLPWDTACAIDLAGRDILEAVQTSVKPKVIDCPATQSGRGTIDAVAKDGIQLKARARVTVRANLARLVGGALEETIIARVGEGIVTTIGSAGTHKDVLENPDRISRVVLERGLDAGTAFDILSIDIADIDVGDNIGAKLQADQAEADKVRFQAEAEQKRALAVAQEQEFRAEEQKNRALVVLAEAEVPKAMADAFRNGNMGVMDYYKMNNIQADTKMRDGIAGDSDE
- a CDS encoding ATP-binding protein, which produces MRAIVTGQVGVDKKGYLKQLVDLAGQRGTTIDVYNVGDRMYGEAPDIRPGRILDLPLARLRSLRRAALKDIISESEGQEHAVLNTHATFRWRHGLFAAFDFDQIQAFKPDMLICLMDNIEVVHARLHESYTSDATLKDLMVWREEEIMVTEMLAQALGIPTQFYVLSRGREVDTVETCYRLICKPEMKKVYPSFPMTHVEKLPDVRKRIDAFRAELADKFVAFDPADVDEKLLLDAALEAAKNGEDFIEADAGTFRPGEKLRVSVREVLDIAKDVDGQIYTRDFQMVRQSDMIVSLVPELPGGAPGLSSGVERELQHAFDHSRDVYVVYHPEKPPSPFITETATKVFRTTDEAMAHFEASGFLTAGNLFGH
- a CDS encoding tetratricopeptide repeat protein, which codes for MIIFGSKMYGKKNVVAGVGSCPHCGAYVRHTSYDARKFGHVYFIPLIPAGGPVRVMKECTKCKMGSHIPLPQVQVLYARIESLMQPCILAASEGRRKFTDPEHGEELHGGSFLLESIDMLYTSGNAGEIGELIGLLDNDAARFEHAIARGAMHEIEGRAPEAYAQYEAAMQAAPNESLPCLLMADFCSRAGKHQDALTLLERALELEPDNVHIVLAMAGPLELMGRFEELSALLDKAVAMAPELERDKGFMKLRKKFAKKAAKSAR
- a CDS encoding ATP-binding protein; the encoded protein is MYRILLVDDQPDMHRLVEHHLASKLGEPYVMEIVGNEEDAIAAVGGSDDYDVVLLDLCLPEFTGLEVLGKLLTLRPNLAVVVVSGQGSERVVVEALERGAMSYIDKSSLAEMLPQTVRKVVSVSRETALRRRISSGMTAARFSYELESDPGLIPALLDEVREVFAKFQIGGPNPAQLLIAIEEALANALYHGNLEIGSELKQEDFRAFYKLAQETRKLPAFRDRRVRLHLEVREGTAWVTVCDDGEGFDPDTVPDPTLPENLDKSFGRGLLLMRAFFDEVVFSEKGNEVTLVAAAVPDGHCVAPSDEAVDPETKGKRKQSAA
- a CDS encoding M20/M25/M40 family metallo-hydrolase, producing MTNALETALKHLDADQSNAVDRLKALLAIPSVSTDPAYASHVKDASAWVASFCEEIGLEVDVASADGGHPVIIAKTTDNHVADPAAPRLLFYGHYDVQPPDPLDGWTAPPFEPTVREGKLYARGACDDKGQVMCFLEALRSYHATGQKLPCHVTLLIEGEEECGSVTLPKVLAERANDLQADICVVSDTGMWEGKDGPTPAITYALRGLVYFDLKLHGPSRDLHSGLYGGVLPNPANLLTRVLGKLMDDDNRVTIPGFYDDVADVSEEEAAKWEQLGFDEGQYLGGVGAVPFGEKGYTTLQRRWSRPSCDINGLYGGYMGEGAKTVIASFAGAKVSFRIPADMDPKKLAKQFEDWVQSHDVANCRWEITHHGEADPVAVPADSDWVHTASGAIEKIVGRPPALIREGATIPVIADLKNQLGLDSLLIGFGLNSDAIHSPDEHFALDRFHLGCKCHAALLAQAGVKNRAK
- a CDS encoding lipocalin family protein; the protein is MTKRTLMWMMMALLAVMPASLAAADGELPGRWMLSTVTVQGQSEDAPANALVFEFGADNTLKMYQEGQEMESGTYRVEGDQIVMTSASDGETESVGYAIDGDTLTLKMEIQPGVEMTMAFSRTEAGNRAVPMNFVALDASDLHGKWDLTRMEQNGQGEDIPAGMFAIEFLADGTAKMYQQGQEAGSGNYTVEGDQITLSVEGEPESPAATFSIDGNTLTVVSEVQPGTTMSMVFTRSN
- a CDS encoding Rieske 2Fe-2S domain-containing protein; amino-acid sequence: MTSDPHASDADWTDLAAFVDLPPGARVVVDIEGLAVLVLNDGGTLRALANTCPHAMLPLGDGPVCTGAITCPHHGLSYDLSTGENLDEPDTEPGAVVFATRTKNGRVQARISAAQRARASNFTPPPPFR
- a CDS encoding Rieske (2Fe-2S) protein, with the translated sequence MFIPTDPPIIEADLPPGGRVCTAVNGRAVVVFNLDGTLHAIANTCPHAGRPLEVGELRGKVITCPFHGYAFNIATGVNIDFPDIEPPVPAFAARFKDGKLEIDDTASELA